From one Pseudobdellovibrionaceae bacterium genomic stretch:
- a CDS encoding lytic transglycosylase domain-containing protein encodes MGFVFFVFILNLPENSSTKAYSEMSIQWVWEQGEDAFFTLFPDSEVESEDEANQIETSGVQSLPDSDPEPSVLEESTAWPFSLDLDLSFSFFENQSPLVDPNPVPRLQALNDPLDRVSDEFEIPKELYDRTRFWFDVYTKHDSNVHVIHHTRYPWVVFKIIDTKEMVAAGKGPLWLRRDRALKFVSREKVKIIRELRRLARRKNFKRLKGLQLELYTILNQVPGGRRQVIKFASRNVRSQLGQKDFFVSGLKSSGEYLPHMERIFIEQGLPVELTRMPFVESSFNVKAESKVGASGIWQIMPRTGRAYLKVSPHIDERNSPLKATKAAARILRRYNRALKSWPLAVTGYNHGIGGVLKAKRRARSSDLSTIIRRYHRGSFRFASANFYTCFLAALYAEKYNDKIFLGTPREKALEHKVVRLTSGLRLKQVLKSTGLDKQTLLKYNLDLVHSPHRNPWLPKGYELHLPADVGDSVVNKLGKADDHPQTIKKSKKQV; translated from the coding sequence TTGGGCTTCGTGTTTTTTGTCTTCATCCTCAACCTGCCCGAGAACAGCTCTACCAAAGCCTACTCTGAGATGTCCATCCAATGGGTTTGGGAGCAGGGGGAAGACGCCTTTTTTACTCTCTTTCCCGATTCCGAAGTTGAAAGCGAAGATGAGGCGAATCAGATTGAGACATCTGGAGTCCAGAGCCTTCCCGACAGCGACCCTGAGCCTTCGGTATTGGAGGAATCCACGGCGTGGCCTTTTTCTCTGGATCTGGATTTGAGCTTCTCCTTTTTCGAAAACCAATCCCCTTTGGTTGACCCCAACCCTGTTCCTCGCTTACAGGCGCTAAATGACCCACTTGATCGGGTAAGTGACGAATTTGAAATTCCAAAAGAACTCTATGACCGGACGCGCTTTTGGTTCGATGTCTACACAAAACACGACTCAAATGTTCACGTCATTCATCACACTCGTTACCCTTGGGTGGTATTTAAGATCATCGATACCAAAGAAATGGTTGCTGCGGGAAAAGGCCCTCTTTGGCTACGGAGGGATCGCGCTCTTAAGTTTGTTTCTCGCGAGAAAGTTAAAATCATCCGGGAACTTCGGCGGCTTGCCAGACGCAAGAACTTTAAACGCCTAAAGGGATTACAACTTGAACTATACACGATCCTAAATCAAGTCCCCGGTGGACGACGGCAAGTGATCAAGTTCGCTTCACGAAATGTACGCTCCCAATTAGGCCAAAAGGACTTTTTTGTCAGCGGCCTCAAATCAAGTGGCGAATACCTACCTCACATGGAGCGGATCTTTATCGAGCAGGGGCTTCCTGTCGAGTTGACACGAATGCCCTTTGTCGAAAGCAGCTTTAACGTGAAGGCAGAATCAAAGGTTGGAGCCAGCGGCATTTGGCAAATCATGCCGCGCACCGGTCGTGCCTATCTAAAGGTCTCTCCCCATATTGATGAAAGAAACTCTCCTCTCAAAGCAACAAAGGCCGCCGCCCGGATTCTTCGTCGCTACAACCGTGCTCTCAAATCCTGGCCCTTGGCTGTCACAGGATATAATCATGGGATTGGTGGAGTACTTAAAGCAAAACGCCGAGCACGGTCTTCTGACCTATCAACAATCATTCGTCGCTACCATCGCGGCAGCTTCCGCTTTGCTTCGGCGAATTTTTACACATGTTTCTTGGCCGCTCTATATGCCGAAAAGTACAACGACAAGATTTTTCTAGGGACACCCCGTGAAAAAGCCCTTGAGCACAAGGTCGTGAGGCTCACCTCGGGACTCAGACTTAAGCAGGTTTTAAAGTCTACCGGCCTGGATAAGCAGACTTTACTCAAATACAATCTTGACCTGGTCCACTCCCCACACCGCAATCCCTGGCTTCCAAAAGGCTATGAGCTTCACCTTCCTGCTGATGTCGGCGACAGTGTCGTCAATAAGCTTGGCAAAGCGGACGATCACCCTCAGACGATAAAGAAATCAAAGAAACAGGTTTAA
- the ligA gene encoding NAD-dependent DNA ligase LigA has translation MSHNQQSATKRLHELRALIQSHDHAYYVLDRPSITDYEYDQLFQELLNIESQFPALVTADSPSQRVGGAPLDKFEKREHRRPMLSLQNSYSPEDIQSFVDRLGKLLDDERAIELFCEPKLDGLAIELIYEQGLLAAAITRGDGQTGEDVTANIKTIRAIPLRLAGNDFPELLEVRGELLMYKEDFKTLNEAQEESGQLPFANPRNAAAGSVRQLDSAVTAQRQLRFFAYACGVIEGAAFSSQAEMELAFCEWGLPTLGVDHGSDGMGDFIKRCKKAIESPQPVPPTLGRVATHPEDAISYYQFVESIRHDLPFEIDGVVIKVNSLDLQNEFGLVARSPRWATAAKFKPDQAETRIKDIIVQVGRTGALTPVAVMEPVRVGGVTITNATLHNQDEIDRKDVRIGDSVLIHRAGDVIPEVVQVLLEKRPRNSQPFRIPSKCPVCGDSVVQPEGEAVSRCDNLFCEAILKESLKHFVSRRAMNVDKLGDKIIEQMVDAGLVKRFSDLYKLDQENVMSLDRQGDKSATNIIESIDKSRRPTLGHFIFALGIRFVGEQTAKSLAAHFGNLRSFLHTDVEELLGIEDIGPKVAGSIMASLRRKSFVREVKELLASGVEVQEVSTTNSAGRPLDGLNIVVTGTLPMGRDEIKDLISQLGGKSASSVSKKTNYVLAGEEAGSKLDKARDLGVQILDWDQFQTLINK, from the coding sequence ATGAGCCATAACCAACAGTCGGCCACTAAGCGCCTTCACGAACTTCGCGCCCTGATACAATCCCACGATCATGCTTATTATGTCTTAGATCGGCCCTCGATCACTGACTACGAGTATGATCAATTGTTTCAGGAGCTGTTGAATATTGAATCCCAGTTTCCCGCTTTGGTCACGGCCGATTCTCCTAGCCAAAGAGTCGGTGGCGCACCTTTGGATAAGTTTGAAAAACGCGAACATCGACGCCCCATGCTCAGCCTGCAGAACAGCTACAGCCCGGAAGACATTCAATCCTTTGTAGACCGGCTCGGTAAGCTACTTGATGACGAGAGAGCGATTGAACTTTTTTGCGAGCCAAAACTCGACGGCCTGGCCATTGAGCTGATTTACGAGCAGGGTCTGCTCGCCGCCGCCATCACTCGCGGCGACGGCCAAACCGGCGAAGACGTCACCGCAAACATCAAAACCATAAGGGCGATCCCTCTCAGATTAGCGGGCAATGACTTTCCCGAGCTGCTCGAAGTTCGTGGCGAACTTTTGATGTACAAAGAGGATTTTAAAACCCTCAATGAAGCCCAGGAAGAAAGTGGCCAATTGCCTTTTGCCAATCCTCGCAACGCAGCCGCCGGAAGTGTTCGCCAGCTGGATTCGGCTGTGACGGCGCAACGGCAGTTGCGGTTTTTTGCCTACGCCTGCGGAGTTATCGAAGGTGCCGCTTTTTCCAGCCAGGCCGAGATGGAGCTGGCCTTTTGCGAATGGGGTCTACCGACGCTTGGTGTGGACCACGGTTCTGATGGAATGGGTGACTTCATCAAGCGCTGCAAGAAGGCCATTGAGTCTCCTCAGCCGGTGCCGCCCACCTTGGGACGGGTCGCGACTCACCCAGAAGATGCAATCTCCTATTATCAATTTGTTGAGTCGATTCGCCACGACCTGCCATTTGAAATCGACGGCGTGGTGATCAAAGTGAACTCTCTTGACCTGCAGAATGAGTTTGGACTGGTCGCCCGTAGCCCACGCTGGGCGACGGCGGCCAAATTTAAACCCGACCAAGCTGAAACCCGCATTAAAGACATTATTGTTCAGGTTGGGCGCACAGGTGCTCTCACTCCGGTGGCCGTTATGGAGCCCGTGCGCGTAGGTGGTGTAACGATCACCAACGCCACCTTACACAATCAGGATGAAATTGATCGTAAAGATGTGCGCATCGGCGACTCTGTCTTGATCCATCGGGCCGGAGATGTCATTCCTGAAGTCGTCCAAGTCCTCCTCGAAAAGCGGCCGAGGAACTCCCAGCCCTTCAGAATCCCCAGCAAGTGTCCTGTCTGTGGAGACTCTGTGGTTCAACCTGAAGGCGAGGCCGTCAGTCGCTGTGATAATCTCTTTTGTGAAGCAATTCTGAAGGAATCACTTAAACACTTTGTTTCCCGCCGGGCCATGAATGTCGATAAGCTTGGCGATAAGATCATTGAACAAATGGTGGACGCGGGACTCGTGAAGAGGTTTTCTGACCTCTACAAGCTCGATCAGGAGAATGTCATGTCTCTCGATCGGCAAGGGGATAAGTCCGCGACAAACATCATCGAAAGTATCGACAAAAGCAGACGCCCAACCTTAGGTCACTTTATTTTTGCTCTCGGAATTCGCTTTGTTGGCGAGCAAACAGCCAAGAGTCTGGCTGCCCACTTTGGCAACCTGCGGTCCTTTCTGCACACCGATGTAGAGGAACTCTTGGGGATTGAAGACATTGGCCCAAAGGTTGCGGGCTCCATCATGGCGAGTCTAAGGCGAAAGTCTTTTGTTCGCGAAGTCAAAGAGCTCCTTGCCTCGGGCGTAGAAGTTCAGGAAGTTAGCACAACAAACTCTGCGGGGCGCCCCTTGGACGGTCTCAATATTGTCGTAACCGGAACCCTTCCCATGGGAAGGGACGAGATCAAGGATCTCATCTCCCAACTTGGCGGCAAAAGCGCATCTTCTGTTTCTAAAAAGACCAATTATGTTTTGGCAGGGGAAGAGGCCGGGTCCAAACTTGATAAGGCCCGTGACCTAGGTGTGCAAATCCTTGATTGGGATCAGTTTCAGACCCTGATAAACAAATAG
- the gatA gene encoding Asp-tRNA(Asn)/Glu-tRNA(Gln) amidotransferase subunit GatA, producing the protein MEFRDLTEALWAIRKKDISATELCEHYSQRAVQLNPRVGAYISLNQELKKQAKIIDTKLASGEEPGPLAGAPLAIKDLICTEGLRTTAGSKILENFVPPYSATLVERLKRSGALIVGKANLDEFAMGSSNETSAFGVCRNPQHLDFVPGGSSGGSAAAVAAGMALAAIGTDTGGSIRQPASFCGVVGFKPTYGRVSRYGIIAFASSLDQAGPMTKTVRDAALILETICGHDPMDATSSRQKVPLFSRDLATDIKGVRIGLPKEYFSEGLSEEVRKVVEKATTELKGQGAEIVEVSIPLTEMAVPIYYLIATSEASSNLSRYDGVRFGYRAKFEDRPPEDLIEFYSRTRGEGFGSEVKRRIMLGTYALSSGYYDAYYRKACQVRRLLHDQFVDVFESCDVILSPTAPTPAFRIGERIDDPLQMYLNDIYTTSTNLAGLPGMSVPGGRSREGLPIGVQLMAGQFREQQMLNVAAALEQLMQFSQGIPDVG; encoded by the coding sequence GTGGAGTTTCGAGATTTGACAGAGGCCCTTTGGGCGATAAGAAAAAAGGATATTTCGGCGACGGAGTTGTGTGAACACTACTCTCAAAGAGCTGTGCAGCTGAACCCCAGGGTTGGTGCCTACATTAGCCTCAATCAAGAGCTCAAAAAACAGGCGAAGATCATTGACACAAAGTTGGCATCGGGAGAAGAGCCGGGCCCCCTGGCAGGGGCTCCCTTGGCCATTAAGGACCTGATTTGCACCGAGGGTCTCAGGACAACTGCAGGCTCTAAGATTCTTGAAAACTTTGTTCCCCCTTACTCCGCCACTCTCGTTGAGCGTCTAAAAAGATCAGGAGCCCTGATTGTTGGTAAGGCAAATCTAGATGAGTTTGCCATGGGCTCGAGCAATGAGACCTCGGCGTTTGGAGTGTGCCGGAATCCACAACACCTTGACTTTGTCCCTGGTGGATCAAGTGGAGGGTCGGCAGCCGCGGTCGCGGCGGGAATGGCACTGGCGGCAATAGGGACAGACACGGGCGGGTCCATTCGTCAGCCGGCGAGCTTTTGTGGCGTTGTTGGATTCAAACCGACCTATGGAAGAGTGAGTCGTTACGGAATCATCGCTTTTGCGTCCAGCCTTGATCAGGCGGGTCCCATGACCAAGACGGTTCGCGACGCCGCCCTCATTCTTGAAACCATCTGTGGGCACGACCCTATGGACGCTACGTCCTCTAGGCAAAAAGTGCCTTTGTTCTCTCGTGATCTTGCGACAGACATTAAGGGGGTCAGGATTGGCCTTCCTAAGGAGTACTTTTCGGAGGGCCTCAGCGAGGAAGTTCGTAAGGTGGTGGAAAAGGCCACGACAGAACTCAAGGGTCAAGGCGCAGAGATTGTCGAGGTATCTATTCCTCTGACAGAAATGGCCGTGCCGATATATTATTTAATCGCCACCAGCGAGGCTTCAAGTAACTTATCAAGATACGATGGTGTTCGTTTTGGTTATCGTGCCAAATTTGAAGATCGTCCACCTGAGGATCTGATTGAGTTTTACAGTCGGACCAGGGGTGAGGGGTTTGGCTCTGAAGTCAAGAGGCGAATCATGTTAGGAACCTATGCTCTAAGCAGCGGCTACTACGACGCTTACTACCGCAAGGCCTGCCAGGTTCGTCGACTGTTGCACGATCAGTTTGTTGATGTCTTCGAAAGCTGTGATGTCATCCTCAGCCCGACAGCACCAACGCCAGCTTTTCGCATTGGTGAACGGATTGACGACCCCTTGCAAATGTACCTTAACGATATCTACACCACGTCAACCAATCTGGCGGGGCTACCGGGAATGAGTGTTCCGGGAGGGCGCTCGAGGGAGGGGTTGCCGATTGGCGTTCAATTGATGGCAGGACAATTTAGGGAACAACAGATGTTGAATGTGGCTGCGGCTCTGGAGCAGCTCATGCAGTTTAGCCAGGGGATTCCCGATGTCGGTTAA
- a CDS encoding metallophosphoesterase — protein sequence MSLYREKIEKLKDFTEAKYTAVVSDLHLCDEEPLHPRYPLWKKFKTRQFFFDGLFHEFLQFIVHRAKGEQVELILNGDIFDFDSVCEVPEHPTYRITWLERRRGLHPQAEKSLYKIKRILAHHEDWVRALQWFVGQGNRVVFVIGNHDLELHFPSVQEAIVEALALPEEQGAQVRFVEWFYISNKDTLVEHGNQYDPYCMAQDPVNPFIQRFNRLEVRIPFGNLATRYMINGMGFFNPHVDSNFIMTTKEYVVFFFRYVVRSQPLLLWTWFWGASVTLAQSFLDRLIPSIREPLTMEDKVELIAAKANASPRMVRELRELFATPAASTPTILMRELWLDRAFLIMIAFFVIFQLFLFIQTVYSISFFWTFIPLTLFLPFFLFYSRSITSDVLSFKEPSEKVLGMASMITKVNRVIYGHTHEVRHEIIGNVEHLNSGTWSPAFMDVECEKPIDQKTFVWIVPGARGNREARVYQFKNGKPHEVFGTAGKRSA from the coding sequence ATGAGCTTATACCGCGAAAAGATTGAGAAATTAAAAGACTTTACAGAGGCGAAGTACACTGCTGTCGTTAGTGATTTACACCTGTGTGATGAGGAGCCACTTCATCCCCGGTACCCGCTATGGAAAAAGTTTAAGACCCGCCAGTTTTTTTTCGACGGGCTTTTCCATGAATTTCTCCAGTTTATCGTTCATAGGGCAAAGGGAGAGCAAGTTGAGCTCATTCTCAATGGAGATATTTTTGATTTCGATAGTGTCTGTGAGGTGCCAGAGCATCCAACCTACCGAATCACCTGGCTGGAAAGGCGCCGGGGTCTTCACCCACAAGCTGAAAAATCCCTTTATAAAATAAAGCGTATTCTTGCTCACCACGAAGATTGGGTTCGTGCGCTGCAGTGGTTTGTCGGTCAAGGAAATCGCGTTGTGTTTGTAATCGGCAACCACGACTTGGAACTTCACTTTCCAAGTGTTCAGGAAGCCATCGTGGAGGCCCTGGCCCTCCCCGAAGAGCAGGGCGCTCAGGTTCGGTTTGTGGAGTGGTTTTATATAAGCAACAAAGACACCCTGGTGGAACATGGGAATCAATATGACCCCTACTGTATGGCTCAGGACCCGGTTAATCCTTTCATTCAAAGGTTCAATCGTCTGGAAGTAAGGATTCCCTTTGGTAACTTGGCCACGAGATACATGATCAATGGTATGGGATTCTTTAATCCTCACGTCGACAGCAACTTTATCATGACGACCAAGGAGTACGTGGTTTTCTTTTTCCGTTATGTGGTGAGGTCGCAGCCACTCTTGTTATGGACCTGGTTCTGGGGGGCCTCCGTGACTCTGGCCCAGTCTTTTTTGGATCGTCTGATTCCATCCATTCGAGAGCCACTGACGATGGAAGACAAGGTGGAGTTGATTGCGGCCAAGGCAAATGCTTCTCCGCGAATGGTGAGGGAGTTGAGAGAGCTTTTTGCCACTCCGGCCGCCAGCACCCCAACGATCTTGATGCGTGAGCTGTGGCTGGATCGGGCCTTTCTCATCATGATCGCCTTCTTTGTGATTTTTCAGCTCTTCCTGTTCATTCAAACCGTTTACTCCATTTCATTCTTTTGGACCTTTATTCCACTGACCCTGTTTTTGCCCTTCTTTTTGTTCTACTCCCGCTCGATCACTTCGGACGTCTTGTCCTTTAAAGAGCCGAGTGAAAAGGTTCTTGGAATGGCGAGCATGATAACTAAGGTGAACAGAGTGATCTACGGGCATACCCATGAGGTTCGTCACGAGATTATTGGTAATGTCGAGCACCTGAACTCAGGCACCTGGTCCCCCGCCTTCATGGATGTCGAGTGCGAAAAGCCGATTGATCAGAAAACCTTTGTGTGGATTGTCCCTGGAGCGCGGGGCAATCGGGAGGCCCGAGTTTATCAATTCAAAAATGGCAAGCCGCATGAAGTGTTTGGAACCGCCGGAAAAAGATCAGCCTAA
- the gatC gene encoding Asp-tRNA(Asn)/Glu-tRNA(Gln) amidotransferase subunit GatC, translating to MAIDRETITKIARLARLRLTEEEASAYEGQLSRVLEAFERISSVSTEGVLPMVTPIEIESELREDKIIVFEKNQEALSQAPELVGRLFKVPPVV from the coding sequence ATGGCAATAGACAGAGAAACAATCACTAAAATCGCACGATTGGCCAGGCTACGTCTAACAGAGGAGGAGGCGTCTGCTTATGAGGGTCAGCTTTCGCGGGTCCTTGAGGCCTTCGAAAGGATCTCGTCGGTATCCACCGAGGGCGTCCTGCCCATGGTGACTCCCATCGAGATCGAATCGGAGTTGCGGGAAGATAAAATTATTGTCTTTGAAAAAAATCAGGAGGCTTTGTCACAGGCGCCTGAGTTGGTGGGTCGCCTGTTTAAGGTACCACCTGTGGTTTAG